The nucleotide sequence AGATCGAACGCCGGATGCAGCAGCAGGGCCTTTGTCCCCAAAACCTCGATGCCCTGGTGGTTTCCCATGAGCACAACGATCATGTAACCGGTGTGGGCGTGCTGGCCCGGCGCTACAACCTGCCGGTTTACATCAATGACGGCACCAGAGAGGCTGCAGCCCGCCACCTGGGCCGCATTGACGCGTTCTGTCCGTTTTCCTGCGGCACCCGGTTTGCCGTCAACGATCTTGTTTTCCGCCCCTTTTCCATCTCTCACGATGCGGCCGAGCCCGCTGGCTTTACCGTGGAAAACAAAGCCGGCAAAATCGGCATTGCCACGGATCTGGGCATGGCCACGGCCATTGTACGCCACCATCTGCAAGGCTGTGACCTGCTCGTGCTTGAAGCCAATCACGATGTGCCCATGCTCGAACAAGGCCCCTATCCCTGGCCCACCAAGCAACGGGTAAAGGGGCGCACCGGCCATCTTTCCAATGAAGCCGCCCGGGACCTGCTAATGGAAGTCATCCACGACCGGCTTAAAAATGTGATCCTTGCCCATATCAGCCAAACCAACAACACCCCGGAAAAAGCCCTGAGCGTGGTGGCCGAACCCGTTAACGGCCGTCGCCTGCGATTTTCCGCAGCCTGCCAGGATGCATGCGGCCGCATGTTTGAAATCACAAAAACAGCCTGACCCACCCATATACTCATTTCGAAATAACAGCGCTTATGCCTTTTTGAAAACTTTTTTGAACTTTTTCTTGACACCATAGGCAACAGGCTTTTATTTTATTGAAAACTACAATCTGAAATCGCCGTTGGGGGTGCCGAATTCCGGCTGAGAATCCGAAGATCCGCGGATAACCCTTTAAACCTGATCAGGGTAATGCCTGCGCAGGGAAAACGCCGCAAACACATCCATCCGTGGCATCTGATCGCAAATGGAAGTTAAGCCGTTTTCCCGGCCGGGAAAACGGCTTTTTTGTTTTTTAACGCAAACCCAAGGAGAAGAGAATCATGGCACTTGACGAAATTCTGATTTCCCGGGCCATCATCGAGCGATATCACCAAAAGCTCACAGAAAACCTGGAAACCGACGTGGCCATCGTGGGCGCAGGCCCCTCCGGCCTGGTTGCGGGTTATTTTCTGGCCAAGGCCGGCAAAAAGGTGGTCTTATTTGAACGCAAGCTCAGCATTGGCGGCGGCATGTGGGGAGGCGGCATGCTGTTTAACGAAATCGTGGTCCAGTATGAAGCCCTTGCCATCCTGGATGAGTTTGGCATCCGTTACCGGCAGTACCAGGACGACTACTACACCGCAGACGGAGTCGAGGCAGTCGCCTCGCTGACCGCAGAAGCCGTGCGCGCCGGGCTGACCATATTTAACTGCATCAGTGTCGAAGACGTGATGATGCGGCCCGACCGGGTCGAAGGACTGGTGATCAACTGGTCGCCGGTGGAAATGGCCGGCCTGCACGTGGATCCGCTCACTGTGCGCGCAAGCTACGTGATTGACGCCACCGGCCATGACACCGACGTGGTGCAAATGGTGGACAAAAAAAACCCGGGCCGGCTCAACACATCCACCGGCGGCATCATCGGTCAGAAGGCCATGTGGGCGGACCGGGCCGAAAGCGACACAACGGAAAACACAAAGGAAATCTTTCCCGGGCTTTACGTGGCCGGTATGGCGGCCAATGCCACAGCCGGCGGGCCCCGCATGGGACCGATTTTCGGCGGCATGCTGCTTTCCGGCCGCAAGGTGGCCCGGGAACTGGCTGAAAAACTCTGATTGGCACGGAAACTTATGATAAAAACGTATCTTTGATGGCACCGTAAAAAGTCTGATTTCAGATGGTGCAGTAAATACCATGTTGGTCCCAAACGATGTTAGAATAAGGAAGTCAACATTAACTTATTCAACAAAGGAGGGAACCAACATGGTATTTACTGCGCCATCAATCTTTAGTGAATAAACAAACAAAGACAGGAAAATCCCATGACACAGCTGGAATCGGCCAGGGCCGGGCGCATCACCGATGAAATGCGCCAGGTGGCGGAATATGAACAAATCCCCCCGGAGGAACTGCGCGATAAAATCGCTTCAGGCCGCGTGGTGATACCCAAAAATGCCGCCCGGCAATTTGTCCCCCGGGCAATCGGAAAAGGGCTTTGCACCAAGGTCAACGCCAATATCGGCACATCGCCGAGCCGGCATGACCCCGCCCGGGAACTGGCCAAGCTCGATGCAGCCGTGGCCGCGGGCGCTGATGCGGTCATGGATCTGTCCACCGGCGGGGACCTGGATGCGACCCTGCGGTCCATATTGGACAAAAGCCCTGTAATGGTGGGCACGGTGCCGGTTTACAAGGCAGTCAGCCGAATGCTGGCAGCAGGACGGACCTGCATTGATTTGACTTCTGATGATATTTTTGATGAAATTGAAGCCCAGTGCAGGGAAGGAGTGGATTTTATCACCGTGCACTGCGGCATTACCCAAAACACGCTGCAGGTGCTTAAGGGCTGCGGCCGGCATTTGGGCATGGTATCGCGCGGCGGGAGCCTGATTGCCGAATGGATGGTGCGCAACCAGGCGGAAAATCCGTTATATGCCCAGTATGATCGGCTCCTGGAAATCACCCGGGCCCATGACGTGACCCTGTCGCTGGGCGACGGCCTGCGGCCGGGCAGTATTTTTGACGCCCAGGACCGGGCCCAGATCAGCGAGCTGGTGGTGCTCGGACAACTGGCCCAACAGGCCCGGGATGCCGGGGTTCAGGTGATGATTGAAGGACCGGGGCATGTGCCTTTATCCAGAATTGCCATGGACATGAAGCTGCAGCAGCAGTTGTGCGGACAGGCCCCTTATTACGTGCTCGGACCACTGCCAACAGATATTGCTGCCGGCCACGACCATATTGCCGGTGCCGTTGGCGGCGCCATTGCCGCGGCCTCAGGCGCAGATTTTCTCTGCTACGTGACCCCGGCCGAGCATCTGACCCTGCCCGGTTTGGATGAAGTGCGGGAGGGCGTTATTGCCTCAAAAATCGCCGCCCATATCGGGGACCTGGAAAAGGGCGTGGCCGGCGCATGGGACCGGGATCGGGAAATGACCGCAGCGCGAAGAGGCTTTGACTGGCCGGCGGTTTTCGCACATGCCATTGACCCGGAAAAAGCCCGGGCCATGCGGGCCCAAAGCGAGGACCACGACAAGGACGTCTGCACCATGTGCGGTGACTTCTGTGCCCTGAAAACCTATGGCCGGGCCTTGGAAGAAATCAAATAACAGTGCAACCCTTAAAGCAAAGGAGTCTGTGATGGCCGAGTTTCATTATCAGCCCATGTTCCCCCTGGGAGCCGATGACACGCCGTACCGAAAACTCAGTGATGCAGGTGTTGGCATGGCCGAATTTGAAGGCCGGACCGTGCTCAAGGTGGCTGCCGAAGCCCTTTCCGAGCTTGCAAAAACTGCTTTCACAGACGTGGCCCACCTGTACCGGACCCGGCATTTGCAGCAGCTTGCAGATATTTTAAATGATCCGGAAAGCTCGGACAATGATCGGTTCGTGGCCCTGGAAATGCTTAAAAACGCCGTTATTTCAGCAGAATTTGTCTTTCCCATGTGCCAGGACACGGGCACGGCGGTGATCATCGGCAAAAAGGGGGAGCAGGTCCGGACCGGCGCAGATGACGAAAAAGCCCTTTCCAAAGGCGTGTTTGACGCCTACAGCCAAAACAACCTGCGCTATTCCCAGAATGCACCCCTGGATTTGTACACGGAAAAAAACACCGGATGCAACCTGCCGGCCCAGATCGAACTGTACGCCACCCAGGGCGATGCGTACAATTTTCTCATGATCGCCAAAGGGGGGGGATCGGCCAACAAAACCTACCTGTTCCAGGAAACCAAGGCGGTATTAAACGAAAAAGCCCTGATTCCGTTTTTAACCGGGAAAATGAAATCCCTTGGAACAGCGGCCTGTCCGCCCTACCACCTGGGCGTTGTTATTGGCGGCACCTCTGCTGAAGCCAATCTCAAGACCGTGAAACTGGCCACTGCCGGCTATCTCGACACCCTTCCGGTCTCGGGCAACGAATACGGCCATGCCTTTCGCGATCCGGACATGGAAGCAAAGCTTCTGGCTGCATCCCAACAGCTGGGTCTGGGCGCCCAGTTCGGGGGGAAATATTTCTGCCATGACGTGCGCGTCATCCGCCTTCCCAGACACGGGGCATCGTGTCCCATCGGCATCGGGGTAAGCTGCAGCGCAGACCGCAATATCAAGGGCAAAATCACAAAAGACGGTGTTTTTGTGGAAGAGCTCGACACCGACCCGGCCCGGTTTCTGCCGGATGCCCCGGCCGTGGACACCCCGGCGGTGCAAATTGATTTAAACCGGCCCATGGACGAAATCCGCAGGGAGCTTTCCGGCTATCCGGTTACCACCCGCCTGCTACTTTCCGGCGACATCGTGGTGGCCAGAGACATCGCCCATGCCCGGATCAATGAGCAGCTGGAAAAAACCGGGCTGCTCCCGGATTACATCAAAGATCACATCATCTATTATGCAGGCCCGGCCAAAACCCCGGAAGGGTATGCATCCGGAGCTTTCGGCCCCACCACGGCCGCGCGCATGGATCCTTACGTGCCTTTATTTCAAAAACACGGCGGTGCATTTGTCACCCTGGCCAAGGGCAACCGCTCAGCCATTGTCAAAGATGCGTGCAGGGATTACGGCGGATTTTATCTGGGCTCCATCGGCGGGCCCGCGGCCAGGCTGGGCAGGGACTGCATCACAAAAGTGGAGGTGATCGATTTTGCCGAACTGGGCATGGAGGCGGTCTACAAGATACGGGTGCGGGATTTTCCGGCGTTCATCATCATTGACGACAAAGGCAATGATTTTTTCGAACAAATTTTGGGCTGATAGCCGGTACTGCTGCAGCAGTGCAGGCCCGGGCCGCCCTTTTTGCCCGGGCCTGCACTATGCCGCCAAAATCAGTCCACCCGCTCAAAGGCCTTACTTTTGGCCTTACAGACCGGACACACATCCGGGGGCTCGTTGGCCACGGTGTTGCCGCAAAGGGAGCAGACATAATAGCATTCCACGTCCTCGCCCCGGCCCAGTTCATCCAGGGCCTTTCGATAAAGCCCGGCATGTATCTGCTCGACTTCGTTTGCCCAGGTAAAACTCTGGTCAGCGGCTTTCTCCCCCTCTTCCCGGGCGTCTTTGATCATGTCCGGGTACATGGATTTAAATTCATAGGTCTCGCCTTCGATGGCTTCCTTGAGATTTTCCGCTGTACTGCCGATACCGTTCATGGCCCGCAGATGGGCGTGCGCATGGACGGTTTCCGCCGCGGCCGCAGCCCGGAAAAGTCTTGCCGCAGCCGGATAGCCCTCTTTGTCCGCCTGCTTGGCAAATGCCAGATACTTGCGGTTGGCCTGGGATTCACCGGCGAATGCGTCCTTTAAATGCTGCATGGTCTTTCCCATTTGCTCCTCCTTGGATTCATGTATTTTTGGATTTATCGTTGCAAATCATTAAAATATACATCCCGCATCACTTTTCAAGTTTTGTCAAAAGTATTTCAATTTTTGTGCCACAAGGCAGGGTCCAATATTTCAGGCTTTTTTTGGCAAACTTTTCCCTCCCTGTCTCAATGAGACACTGCCCACGTGATACACCCGGTTCCCGGCTGAGACAAAGAATCGTCGCCATGGTATCAACTTGTATTGATGCCCGGGCCGGGCCTGTGTTATGTAAAAGCCAAAAAGACGGAGCAAGCCGTCACAGATTAAAGGAAGGCGGATGAAAACTGCAAAACAACGCATTGAGCCATTAATAAAGGTGGATTTACTGGTTTCGGCCGGCAAGCGCCCATCCGGCACCGAAGTCATGGACCCGGAGCCGGTGGGATTTATTTTCGGTATTGGCAAGGCGGGCCTGACCCCCCTGGAGCGAAAAATCGAAGGCCGGTACGCAGATGAGCATCTGAGCATGGAAATCAGCAAATCCGCCATACCCGATTTTTTCGGACATATTTTCCCATTTCCCCTGCGCTTGAAAATTGCCCTGGATCCGTTTTATCTGAACCTGAAAATCGTATCTGTAGCCCCGGCCGATGCCCGGGAGGTGGTGCGGGCCATGGCGGAAATCACGGCTTGCAGCGGATGTGACTGCGGATGCGGAGGTCATTTTTAACCAGCACAGCCGCCGGGATTAATCAGACAAAAGCCTGCCTATGGTCTGATCCTTTTGGGCCCACAGCTGATCCAGCCATTGATAAAACCGGTCCCGGCCCCGCTGATCGGCAAAATACCGGCCGTTTTTCAAATCTTCGGCAATGGGCCGCAGTCGGACATCCACCCGGACACGACGGGTCCGGCCGCAAAAAAAATCCCACAGGCCGGGGATACCATCGGGATAGGCAATGGTGATATCCACCAGATCCTGTAGCTGATCGCTCATGGCGTAGAGTATCATGGCTGCCCCGCCCGCCCGGGGCTTTAACAGGCGCCGGTAGGGCGAGCCCTGTTTTTTTTGTTTTTCCCGGGTAAACCGGGTGCCTTCCACAAAATTCATCACCGCCACAGGAGTGTGGCGGAATTTCTCGCAGGATTTGCGTGTGGTTTCCAGGTCCTGCCCCTTCAAATGGGGGTATTTTTCCACCACATGTCTTGGATAGCGTTTCATCACCGGAAAATCCAGTCCCCAGAAACATTGTCCCATCAAAGGCAGCCACAGCAGTTCCTTTTTGATAAAAAACTTATATGGCGGGACCCGGCCGGCCAGCACCCGGATTAACACCAGGATATCCACCCAGCTCTGGTGATTGGAAACAATCAGGCACCAACGGTCCATGCGCAGATCCGCCTGCCCGCGGATATCATATTCCACCCGGCCCAAAATCCGGTGGGTCCAAACGGAGCAGGCCACCCACATGCCGCTGGCAATCCGGTCCAGCGCCCGGCTGGCGTGCTTTTGCACCGCTTTTACCGGAACCAAAAATTTCACCGCAGCCACCAGGAAAAAAAGCGCGCACAGCACCACAGTAAAGATCACATATACGGAAAAGGTCGCCAGACCCCGCAACACCGAAATCAAAGCAAGTCGCATCAGCAATAACCTGCCCGGGTATGAGCAGCCGCCCCGGATGAACACAATGACTGAAAAATGAACATCGATTGCGCCATTTGTTTTTTTAAATTAACAAAATATCATATAATTTCAAGTTGTTTTCGGTATTCCAAAAAATGAAAGAGGCTTTTTGCACTTCAGCCGAATTGACAATCTATTAAAATTGTAGTAAAAACTATCAGTTATCAGAAAAGGGGAAACAGGCATACAGTACTATATCAAAAACTTATTTCATAGCAGGGATAAATTTATTTGATTTTTTTCCCTTTGCCAATAGTGTTTTAACATGAGCCCATGTTAGGCTAAACGATTTTCGAAACCGGACTTTTCAGGGGCGTAAATTAAAAATTTTTTTCCGATCATTCCAAAAAGAGGATAACAACCATGGGGAACGACTCATCAAATGGCCATCAACGCCTTGTGGTGGAAAACGCCTACAAGATTTTCGGAGGCGATCCCGGCCCGGCCTATGAAATGCTCAAACAGGGTAAAGGCAAAGATGTAATCTACAAGGAAACCGGACTTACCATCGGGGTGCAGAATGCCAATTTCTCTGTTTATGCCGGAGAAATTTTTGTAATCATGGGGCTGTCCGGCTCAGGCAAATCAACTTTGGTACG is from Desulfosalsimonas propionicica and encodes:
- a CDS encoding acyltransferase, producing MRLALISVLRGLATFSVYVIFTVVLCALFFLVAAVKFLVPVKAVQKHASRALDRIASGMWVACSVWTHRILGRVEYDIRGQADLRMDRWCLIVSNHQSWVDILVLIRVLAGRVPPYKFFIKKELLWLPLMGQCFWGLDFPVMKRYPRHVVEKYPHLKGQDLETTRKSCEKFRHTPVAVMNFVEGTRFTREKQKKQGSPYRRLLKPRAGGAAMILYAMSDQLQDLVDITIAYPDGIPGLWDFFCGRTRRVRVDVRLRPIAEDLKNGRYFADQRGRDRFYQWLDQLWAQKDQTIGRLLSD
- a CDS encoding fumarate hydratase, translating into MAEFHYQPMFPLGADDTPYRKLSDAGVGMAEFEGRTVLKVAAEALSELAKTAFTDVAHLYRTRHLQQLADILNDPESSDNDRFVALEMLKNAVISAEFVFPMCQDTGTAVIIGKKGEQVRTGADDEKALSKGVFDAYSQNNLRYSQNAPLDLYTEKNTGCNLPAQIELYATQGDAYNFLMIAKGGGSANKTYLFQETKAVLNEKALIPFLTGKMKSLGTAACPPYHLGVVIGGTSAEANLKTVKLATAGYLDTLPVSGNEYGHAFRDPDMEAKLLAASQQLGLGAQFGGKYFCHDVRVIRLPRHGASCPIGIGVSCSADRNIKGKITKDGVFVEELDTDPARFLPDAPAVDTPAVQIDLNRPMDEIRRELSGYPVTTRLLLSGDIVVARDIAHARINEQLEKTGLLPDYIKDHIIYYAGPAKTPEGYASGAFGPTTAARMDPYVPLFQKHGGAFVTLAKGNRSAIVKDACRDYGGFYLGSIGGPAARLGRDCITKVEVIDFAELGMEAVYKIRVRDFPAFIIIDDKGNDFFEQILG
- the thiC gene encoding phosphomethylpyrimidine synthase ThiC; protein product: MTQLESARAGRITDEMRQVAEYEQIPPEELRDKIASGRVVIPKNAARQFVPRAIGKGLCTKVNANIGTSPSRHDPARELAKLDAAVAAGADAVMDLSTGGDLDATLRSILDKSPVMVGTVPVYKAVSRMLAAGRTCIDLTSDDIFDEIEAQCREGVDFITVHCGITQNTLQVLKGCGRHLGMVSRGGSLIAEWMVRNQAENPLYAQYDRLLEITRAHDVTLSLGDGLRPGSIFDAQDRAQISELVVLGQLAQQARDAGVQVMIEGPGHVPLSRIAMDMKLQQQLCGQAPYYVLGPLPTDIAAGHDHIAGAVGGAIAAASGADFLCYVTPAEHLTLPGLDEVREGVIASKIAAHIGDLEKGVAGAWDRDREMTAARRGFDWPAVFAHAIDPEKARAMRAQSEDHDKDVCTMCGDFCALKTYGRALEEIK
- a CDS encoding sulfide-dependent adenosine diphosphate thiazole synthase gives rise to the protein MALDEILISRAIIERYHQKLTENLETDVAIVGAGPSGLVAGYFLAKAGKKVVLFERKLSIGGGMWGGGMLFNEIVVQYEALAILDEFGIRYRQYQDDYYTADGVEAVASLTAEAVRAGLTIFNCISVEDVMMRPDRVEGLVINWSPVEMAGLHVDPLTVRASYVIDATGHDTDVVQMVDKKNPGRLNTSTGGIIGQKAMWADRAESDTTENTKEIFPGLYVAGMAANATAGGPRMGPIFGGMLLSGRKVARELAEKL
- a CDS encoding rubrerythrin family protein, which produces MGKTMQHLKDAFAGESQANRKYLAFAKQADKEGYPAAARLFRAAAAAETVHAHAHLRAMNGIGSTAENLKEAIEGETYEFKSMYPDMIKDAREEGEKAADQSFTWANEVEQIHAGLYRKALDELGRGEDVECYYVCSLCGNTVANEPPDVCPVCKAKSKAFERVD
- a CDS encoding MBL fold metallo-hydrolase, which codes for MKQQPPFGASVSRSCVSSPKGSDRLCICMLASGSKGNAIYVASGQTAVLIDAGLSGIQIERRMQQQGLCPQNLDALVVSHEHNDHVTGVGVLARRYNLPVYINDGTREAAARHLGRIDAFCPFSCGTRFAVNDLVFRPFSISHDAAEPAGFTVENKAGKIGIATDLGMATAIVRHHLQGCDLLVLEANHDVPMLEQGPYPWPTKQRVKGRTGHLSNEAARDLLMEVIHDRLKNVILAHISQTNNTPEKALSVVAEPVNGRRLRFSAACQDACGRMFEITKTA